The Anolis carolinensis isolate JA03-04 chromosome 2, rAnoCar3.1.pri, whole genome shotgun sequence genome has a window encoding:
- the LOC107982242 gene encoding zinc finger protein 436, producing MEQYVLLDPWQRALYRDVMQESYEMLMALEFPLSKTDLLSQLERGNEATFDLQAPGNLPPVTALVNENIEDENSVQDVAKEEKSAAEASQSPTSEAASSKTQAEIPPLPHPSSSPLLTLNPNICCKCGKTFSHKSALVKHQKIHTGEKPYECKECGKSFIQRSDLTIHQRTHTGERPYQCPDCGKRFSVSSTLLTHQRIHAPGGEKPNRCPECGKCFSDSSALERHCKSHAGGNPHECVDCGKCFAWSSHLERHRRIHTGEKPYKCHGCGRAFAWSSHLERHMRTHATSVLPEEAPPSKCADCGKRVNHITHPERFKHKSTQTPLEHEDMVEETKMEQPLHQCTLCEKSFNQHSSLVENQCIHAGKKPYQCIECGLQFSWSSALLKHQRSAHNKRRTYSCSICARVYRNPTSLAKHQLTHARGKPHQCSVYDKSLERSSQLEQDKRIHTGKKPYTGANCIQGPKQIHNEAWPHGCGECGKSFPLSTTLAAHRVFHDSKPYQCPECGKGFSTTVVLERHRRLHRGEKPYQCDICGKGFAWSSHFNRHQLSHTGEKPFPCAYCEKRFGRSFHRNRHQRTHTVPAKGQDQPQNDKEGGSILLTNTAPSWWKEGEGEERPLMEHQEVWPPTLDSTSPFQWTAKSPGDAWRTIGGSALEQAPESLTDSTESWTHLSSVVPLTAHFP from the exons ATGGAGCAATATGTGCTTCTGGACCCATGGCAGAGAGCCTTGTATCGGGACGTCATGCAAGAAAGCTATGAGATGCTGATGGCACTTG AATTTCCACTGTCCAAGACTGACTTACTATCCCAGCTGGAAAGAGGAAATGAAGCAACGTTTGACCTGCAAGCACCAGGAAATCTCCCTCCAG TTACTGCATTAGTAAATGAGAATATAGAAGATGAGAATTCTGTGCAGGATGTTGCCAAAGAGGAAAAGTCTGCTGCCGAAGCCTCCCAGAGTCCCACAAGTGAAGCCGCAAGCAGCAAGACCCAAGCTGAGATCCCCCCACTTCCTCATCCTTCGTCGTCTCCATTGCTCACTCTGAACCCCAACATCTGCTGCAAATGTGGCAAAACCTTCAGTCACAAGTCAGCTTTAGTGAAACACCAGaagatccacacaggagagaaaccctacGAGTGCaaggaatgtgggaagagcttcattcAGCGCTCAGATTTGACCATTCaccaaagaacccacacaggggagcGGCCGTATCAGTGTCCAGACTGCGGAAAGCGTTTCAGTGTCAGCTCCACCCTACTGACCCATCAGCGTATCCATGCACCAGGAGGCGAAAAGCCCAACCGCTGCCCTGAGTGTGGAAAGTGCTTCAGTGACTCATCAGCCCTGGAGCGGCATTGCAAGAGCCATGCTGGAGGGAACCCGCATGAGTGTGTGGACTGTGGGAAATGCTTTGCATGGAGCTCCCACCTTGAGCGACACCGGCGGatccacacgggggagaaaccaTACAAGTGCCACGGGTGCGGACGGGCCTTTGCATGGAGCTCACACCTAGAACGGCACATGCGGACTCACGCCACGTCAGTGCTGCCAGAGGAGGCACCCCCCTCAAAGTGTGCCGACTGTGGCAAGCGGGTCAATCACATTACCCATCCCGAACGTTTTAAACACAAGAGCACTCAGACCCCTCTGGAGCATGAGGACATGGTCGAAGAGACAAAAATGGAGCAGCCCCTTCACCAGTGCACACTGTGTGAGAAAAGCTTTAACCAGCATTCAAGCTTAGTCGAGAACCAGTGCATTCACGCTGGGAAAAAGCCATACCAGTGCATAGAGTGTGGTCTCCAATTTAGCTGGTCCTCTGCCCTCCTCAAGCACCAACGCAGTGCTCACAATAAGAGGAGGACTTACTCCTGCTCAATATGTGCCCGGGTTTATAGAAATCCCACTTCCTTGGCCAAGCACCAGCTCACCCATGCCAGAGGGAAACCCCACCAGTGTTCTGTCTATGACAAAAGTTTAGAGCGCAGTTCTCAATTGGAGCAAGATAAGCGAATCCACACTGGGAAGAAACCTTACACGGGTGCAAATTGTATCCAGGGTCCAAAACAGATCCACAATGAAGCCTGGCCCCATGGTTGTGGAGAGTGTGGCAAAAGCTTTCCTTTAAGCACTACCTTGGCCGCACACCGAGTTTTCCATGACTCCAAGCCTTACCAGTGTCCTGAATGCGGGAAAGGATTTAGTACCACGGTTGTGCTGGAGCGTCATCGCCGACTGCATCGTGGTGAGAAGCCCTATCAGTGTGACATTTGTGGCAAGGGCTTTGCCTGGAGTTCACACTTCAACCGGCACCAACTCtcgcacacaggagagaagcccttCCCTTGTGCCTACTGTGAGAAACGCTTTGGGCGTAGCTTCCACCGCAACCGGCACCAACGTACCCACACTGTCCCGGCCAAAGGCCAAGATCAGCCACAGAATGACAAAGAAGGCGGCAGTATTTTACTGACAAACACAGCTCCCAGCtggtggaaggaaggggaaggagaggaaaggcccTTAATGGAGCATCAGGAGGTCTGGCCACCCACCTTGGATTCAACCAGCCctttccagtggacagccaagtcTCCTGGCGATGCATGGAGGACCATAGGAGGAAGCGCCCTTGAGCAGGCGCCTGAGAGTTTGACAGATTCTACAGAAAGTTGGACTCACCTCTCTTCTGTAGTGCCCCTCACTGCTCACTTCCCTtga